GTATTATTCACACGTGTTGCATTTGGTTTCGAGCGTGAGCGGAAAATTATTTCCCGAAACTAAAATTATCAAACTTTTTGCCGATACTTTCCCTGCAGGAACACTTTCGGGCGCTCCAAAAATAAAGGCAATGCAATTGATTGATGAAATCGAACCACACGACAGAGGACCTTATGGAGGTTGTATTGGTTACATCGGTTTTGATGGAAGTTTTAATCAGGCAATTACAATTCGTTCTTTTGTGAGTAAAGAAAATACGCTTTATTATCAGGCAGGAGCAGGAATTGTAGCAAAATCGGACGAAGAAAGTGAGTTGCAGGAGGTAAATAATAAACTGGCAGCATTGAAAAGAGCAGTAAAAATGTCAGAACTCTAATTTTTCGAATTAACATGCTCATAAAGAAAATATAAAATAGACATTACTTCAAAATAAAAATTCAAATCACAAAAATCATAGTTAAAGATGAAAATATTAATTTTCGATAATTACGATTCGTTTACATACAATTTGGTTCACGCAGTAAAAAAACTGGGTTTTACTGATGTTGAAGTACACAGAAACGATAAAATTGCATTGGAAGATATTGAAAGATTTGATAAAATCATTCTTTCTCCCGGACCTGGAATTCCCTCAGAATCAGGTATTTTATTGGATGTTATAAGAACTTACGCTTCTTCTAAAAGCATTCTTGGCGTTTGTTTGGGTGAACAAGCCATTGCTGAAGCTTTTGAAGGAACATTAATTAACTTACCCGAAGTTTTTCATGGTGTAAGCACCAAAATCAACGTCATTGCCGACGATATTTTGTTTTATGATATGCTTTCTACGCTTGAAGTTGGGAGATATCATTCTTGGGCGGTTTCAAAAGAAAATCTACCTGATTGTTTACAAATAACGGCAATTGATGAAAATGGAATGATTATGGCGCTGAAACATAAAACTTACGATGTGCGTGGCGTACAGTTTCATCCGGAATCCATTCTGACTCCCGAAGGAGAAGATATGCTAAAGAATTGGTTAAAAGCTTAGTTAATAAGGTTATTGGTTAAATGGTTAATTTGGTGGAATTAAGCTCAATGCTTATTGCTTACCGCTCAAAGCTGAATTATGAAACAAATATTAAACAGACTTTTTGAACATCAATCACTTACGCGTACGGAAGCTGCTGAAGTGATGACAAATATTGCTGCTGGAAAATACAACAGCGAACAAATTGCAGCGTTTATCTCCGTTTTTTTAATGCGAAGCATTGAATTGGATGAAGTAATCGGATTTCGTGATGCTTTGCTTAATACTGCTGTAAAAGTGGATTTGAGTGAATTTAATCCTGTCGATATTGTAGGAACCGGTGGCGACGGCAAAAACACATTCAACATTTCTACGTGTGCGTGTTTTGTACTTGCCGGAGCCGGTTATAACGTTGCAAAACACGGAAATTACGGAGCAACTTCCGTAAGCGGTTCATCTAACGTATTGGAATATTACGGCGCAAAATTTACAAATGATGCTGATATTTTGAAAAAATCGTTAGAAAAAAGCGGTTTTGCTTATCTCCACGCTCCTATTTTCAATCCGGCTATGAAAAATGTGGCTGTTATTAGGAAAAATCTGGGTGTGCGTACATTTTTCAACGTACTTGGACCACTTATCAGTCCTGTTCGACCTCAATATCAATGTTTGGGAACGTACAATTTGAAAATGATGCGTTTATATAATTACATTTATCAAAATTTAGGTGTAAATTATACGATTGTTCACAGCTTGGACGGTTACGATGAAATTTCACTGACAGACACTTTCAAAATCATAAACAATAGTGGTGAATACGTTTTGTCGCCGAAAAAAGTGGGAATGAAAAAAATTGCTCCTTCAGAGCTTTTTGGAGGTGAAAGTGTAGAAGATGCTGCAAAAATTTTCATCAATATACTCGAAAATAAAGCAACCGAAGCACAAATCAATGCCGTTGTAATCAACGCTGCTTTTGCCATTCAAACTATTTGTGCTGAAAAAACTATTGAACAATGCTCGCAACAAGCACAGGAAACCATCAAAAACGGAAAAGCGAAAATGGCGTTTGAGAAATTCATAGAGGCGTATTCATAAAGTTCCAAGGTTCTTATTTATACAAATTCTTAAAGTTATTGATTTATATGACTATTCTCGACAAAATAATTGCTGAAAAAAAAATAGAGATATCAGAAAGGAAAAAGGCAACATCCATCTCCGATTTTGAAAAAGAGTTTTATTTTGAAAGAAATTGCATTTCATTAAAAAACAATTTATTACAATCAAAATCGGGAATAATTGCTGAGTTTAAGAGAAAATCTCCCTCCAAAGGTTGGATAAAAGAAAATGCCGATGTTTTGGAAATTACTAGTGGATATTACACAAACGGCGCATCAGGAATCTCTATTTTGACCGATTTACCTTTTTTTGGCGGAACTCCCGAAGATTTAATTTCAATGCGCCCGAATGTGAATTGTCCGATTTTGCGTAAAGATTTTATCATTGATGAATATCAGCTTTATGAAGCAAAAGCAATGGGCGCCGATGTAATTTTGCTTATTGCAGCTGCTTTGAGTATTTCCGAAACAAAGAATCTGGCAAAAATCGCAAAATCACTTGGATTGGAAGTCTTGCTCGAAATACACAATCAGGAAGAGCTGAACCACATAAACGATTTTGTTGATATTGTTGGAGTAAATAATCGGAATTTAAAAACATTTGAAGTAAATTTGCAAATATCAAAAGATTTAGCCACTTTGATTCCCGAACGATTTGTAAAAATCAGCGAAAGTGGAATTTCAAATTCGGAATCAGTGAAAGAACTCAGAAAATACGGTTTTCAAGGCTTTTTGATGGGGGAAAACTTTATGAAGGACGAAAATCCTGCTGAAAGTTTGAAAGAATTTATAAGTGAAGTAGCCCCCTAAATCCCCCACAGGGGGACTTACAATAAATCATAAATTATA
The genomic region above belongs to uncultured Paludibacter sp. and contains:
- a CDS encoding putative anthranilate synthase component II (Evidence 3 : Putative function from multiple computational evidences); this encodes MKILIFDNYDSFTYNLVHAVKKLGFTDVEVHRNDKIALEDIERFDKIILSPGPGIPSESGILLDVIRTYASSKSILGVCLGEQAIAEAFEGTLINLPEVFHGVSTKINVIADDILFYDMLSTLEVGRYHSWAVSKENLPDCLQITAIDENGMIMALKHKTYDVRGVQFHPESILTPEGEDMLKNWLKA
- the trpD gene encoding Anthranilate phosphoribosyltransferase, which translates into the protein MKQILNRLFEHQSLTRTEAAEVMTNIAAGKYNSEQIAAFISVFLMRSIELDEVIGFRDALLNTAVKVDLSEFNPVDIVGTGGDGKNTFNISTCACFVLAGAGYNVAKHGNYGATSVSGSSNVLEYYGAKFTNDADILKKSLEKSGFAYLHAPIFNPAMKNVAVIRKNLGVRTFFNVLGPLISPVRPQYQCLGTYNLKMMRLYNYIYQNLGVNYTIVHSLDGYDEISLTDTFKIINNSGEYVLSPKKVGMKKIAPSELFGGESVEDAAKIFINILENKATEAQINAVVINAAFAIQTICAEKTIEQCSQQAQETIKNGKAKMAFEKFIEAYS
- the trpC gene encoding Indole-3-glycerol phosphate synthase, which gives rise to MTILDKIIAEKKIEISERKKATSISDFEKEFYFERNCISLKNNLLQSKSGIIAEFKRKSPSKGWIKENADVLEITSGYYTNGASGISILTDLPFFGGTPEDLISMRPNVNCPILRKDFIIDEYQLYEAKAMGADVILLIAAALSISETKNLAKIAKSLGLEVLLEIHNQEELNHINDFVDIVGVNNRNLKTFEVNLQISKDLATLIPERFVKISESGISNSESVKELRKYGFQGFLMGENFMKDENPAESLKEFISEVAP